The window ATCGGTACCGAACAAGGGCTGAATATTTACCATAAAGGAAATGTAAGTGTGCTCGATGATGAACAAGGCTTGATTCATATGCTTTTCAAAACAGCGAAAGTGATTGATGATTTGCTTTACATAGGGACAACTCGTGGCTATTATACACTTCACCTACCTTCGATTTTGGAGCCCGAAACAAATCAATTTCAATTGGCAGTGTCATACATTGAAATCAATCAAGAGCCTGTCCCTGAAGAAGATTATTCATGGTTTACCTATAAATACGATCAACTTAGACTCCCGCATGACAAAAATACGATTCTATTGAAATTCAAAGCAGTAGGAAGCAAATATCCGGAGAAACTCATGTATCGCTATCGCTTGACGTATGATGATGAATGGAGTCCTTTCAGTCCTGAACCGCAATTTTTTCTTTCTTATTTACCAGCAGGAACCTATCAAATTGAAGTAGAAGTTTATGACCAATACACAGGTCAAACTTCCATATTTACGCTATTTGATTTACAAATTCTCAGACCTTATTATCAAAACCCATGGGTAATCTCACTTTTTATCATGCTCATAATAGGTCTTGCATTTTTGATATACAAAGCAAGAATTAGAAAACTAAAGCGGGAAGAAGCTATAAGGCTTGACATTCAAATGCAACTCTCCGAGACGAAGTTAGAGGCTTTGAGAAGTCAGATGAATCCACACTTTATCTTCAATGCCATCAATTCCATTCAGTATTATATATTGAATAATGATGTGGATTTGGCTTTAGAGTTTATCGGGAAATTCTCAAAATTGATCCGAAAAACACTTTCCAATAGTTCTCAAGCTTACATTTCCCTGTCAGAAGAAATCAACTACCTCGAAACTTATATTGAGATCGAAAACGAGCGCATGGGAGGCCGCGTGGATTGGTCTATAGAAGTTGAGGAGGGCTTGGAAATCAAGAATGTTGACATCTCTCCTATGCTGTTGCAACCTATAATAGAGAATGTGTTTGTTCACGCTTTTCCACACAACCATCCGAACCCTGTCCTGCGGATTATATTTAGCAAAGAAGACGAGCAAATGCTTCGCTGCACTGTAAAGGACAATGGAGTGGGCATCAAAAAGGTAAAAACCAACCAACTTCGTGAATCAAAAGGCATGGAATTGGTCAACAAACGGATTGCTTTGATTTTTGGAGCAGAAAAACAGTTTATAGAGGTTGTTTCTAGTGAGTCAGGGACCGAGATTCAGATCCAGATTCCGAATAAATCGATAAATTCATAAAAGCTAATCAATAAGTGCGTTAAATGTTAAAATTGTTAAGCGTTCAACGGCGGCGAATTATAAATTTCACTTCTAAGTCACTTTTTAATCATTAACGAATAACCCTTAACAACTTTACTCATCTTTTTCTAATTGATTACTTCCTCTTTCCCTTTCGCGCAACTTTTAAAGAAGGCAGGTATTTTTCAACACTTTTAATCGAAATACCTACAGATATACATCAGATCCTGACAGATATATATTCTTTCGGATTGGTATTGTTCAAAAAAATATATTTGAAGTAGATAAAACTTCACCCAAATGGCTTTATTCAAAATCACTGTTAAGCAATCCATGTTCCGCAACGGAGTCCGTCTTCTAAAGGGCATGTCAGTAGATGTGGTCATGGATCATGCAGCCCACTATCCTCTCAATCACGAAAGAGGTGAACGCGTAGTCGATGCTTTCAAGCGCATGTACGATGTGGATATCCGCAAAGCCAATGCAGTAAATTCAGCTCATTTGGATGTGGTGAAGGTTGGGTAGGGATAATTAAAAATATAATAATATGAATGCACTAAAAAGAATTACAGAGGTATCCCAAAATATGAACAAACTAGCTCAAAGGTTTGATGATTTGGGAGGAGGTTTTATAAAATCAAAAGAGGATTTATTAGAGATTGCTAATTCAGCAGAAAGGTTAATTATTGCCTATAATCAAAATAAAGAACTTGATATTAAAGGAAAATTAATAGATGCTCACATTAAAAAGATGACTCTTGATTTTCAGAAAAGTCAATTAATTCTAGAAAAGGTTTTTGGAGAGAGGGACAAGGTATTATCTCAACAATTTAAGGTGATTGATGAAGGAATAAGGAGTGGTAATTCAGAATTAATGTTAATGGGCATGAAAACAATGACTGAATATGCTTCAAATTGTCCAATTCGGAATTTTGATGAATTCAAAAGAATTTTAAATGATCCAAATGAAACACTTTATTTAGACTTCTAAACTATGAATATTTATTTATTGTCAGGTCTTATCATTTTAGGTTATTTTATTGTGGGGTTTTTATTTATTGCATTTGTGGATTTTAAAGATTATGATCGGAAAAGTACAAAAAGAGCATATATTATTTTTTTCTTTTTCGGGATTTTCGGATTGCACAACTTATACTTAAAATATGAGCTTAAGTATGTATTTCATTCGCTGGTAGTCCTTGTTCCAGTTGTTATGATTATATTTTTTAGAGAAAAAAGTTACTCTATAAACTACTTTTTAGATAATCAAGCATTTACTTACAGTCTAATAATTATGGCTTTTATCTTTTTAATTGATTTAATTTTAATGCCATTCTGGGTATTTAAAAGTAATTATTCTGAAAAAATTTACAAAGAACCAGATATAGAGTTTGAATTACGGAAATGTCAAGAAGACTTAGGGAATATAAATTTTAGGTTAACTAATTTATTTAAAACAGATGGGATTCTTTAAAAACGTATTCACACTTGGAAAATATGGTAAGCTTGAAAATGAAATAAAGGAGCTACAAAAATTAGTTGAGATATATGAAAAAGCTTCTCCAGATTTCACTCAAATTATTAAGCTTCAGAACAGAGTTACTGACCTATTGCAAGAGCAAAGAAAAATTGCTTCTAAAAATTTGTATTTAGCAAAAACCATTGTTTTAAAAGTGAAAAAACGTGTAGGGGACAATCAAAAGAATGTATTAATTGATGAACACTTTTTAATCAAAGCTCCTAAGGTTAAATCCAAAAAGAATATCTACAATACTGAGTTAAATTCTTCTTTTGATGACGTAGGAACTGATTTTTTTGATTTGATTAATACTTCGGCAAATATGTTAGAAAAGAAAAATGGAAATATAAATGAAAAAGATTTAATAGCTCACGGAGTAATGATTGGAGTGGGTGCATTATTATCTGGTTTTGAAGCGCTAGTAGATTTAAATGATGAGGTAAGAGAAAAAAGACAGGCAGTACAAAATAAAAAATTGAAATAACAGATGCAATTAATGTAATCCAGAAAAATTATCCTGAAATAAATCTGAATATTAAAAAATCAATAGAATTGGCGTTAGTCCTAAATAAAAGTAATCAAGTATTTAAATTTCATTATGATGAAATTTTAAAGGTGATATATCCAAAGAATTTGATGATGGTTTTTTGGGATGAAATAAGAAATAAGCCTTTGAATATTCCTGAAACTTTTGATAACGATATAAATGGTCTATTAAAAGTATGTCTAGATTACTCTAAGTTAAGTAGAAACAAAATTTAAAAATTAATGAAAAAAATTTAAATAGATTTGGACTATTAATTTCAATATTATTCATCTTAATATCATGTTCAAACAACGATGAGGTAAAGTCTGAAATTATCCATGATAAAATAAATGGAATGACTGGCCATGAAACCGTTCAGGAATTATTAATAGAAAATGATGGTGATATAGAGCAACTAGCTAGGATATTTGGGTGCTCTATTTCTACTTTGAAAAGAGTTTTAAACAAAGAGACGTTTTTAACTGTAGAGGCTTTATCTGAGTTCAAAGAATTTCTTTTTGCTGTTAAAATTGATGGAAAAAATATACTCAAAGAGAATGATCCAAGAAATGATTATTGGATAATTAAATATAAAAATTTTCTTAATAAGTATATATATTGGGCTGGAGGTCTTGTAATATTAGGTGTTTTAATTGGAGCATCTGTAGGCAGCTCAGGCGGAGACTACTCCGAGGGTGTTGTACCATTTGTTGGAACAATAAACCTATTCAATATTGTCCTTATTATTTTGAGTTATTTATTTGTTTTCGGTATCCTCAAAATCTGGCCATATCAAAATCCAGAATGGCTTTACATAGAGAATATTAATCCAATATTTGAAGTGTTAATATGATGATAATCAGCAGGTCTATTTTGGTTATTTTAATTTGGGTTGTAAATAGTCATCTATGTTTTTCAACTTCAGAAAAAGCTGAGCTTTTATACCAATATGAACTAAGAAGCCATAAAGAGTTTCAAGAAAAGTTATATAGGGTTAGTTTAGAGTATTTTGAGTTAAAGAGTTTAGAGTTTGTTGATGAAGAAACCGGCTTTTTTGGAATTTGGAAAGAAGCTTTCAAGTACTTTGAAAGCAAGGAAAAAAAGGCAGGGAGATGGAAGGTGAAAATAGGTTATTACCTTAAAAACACTGCTTACCAAACATTAATCCAGAATTATTTAGACCAGTACTTAAATAATTTAAATATTCAGAGAAAAGATGTTTTAGGAGTAGAAAAGGTAAAAGAGTCTAATTTAATCATAGAAAATTTAGACTCTGTAATCGTTTCAAATGAATTTCTAAATGAAATTATTGCGAAGGTTCAAGAGATGGTTTTATATGAAGTTATTCCAGAAATTATAGATTTAATTTTAGCTCCTTTAGTAATTTTTCCGATAATTTCAAGTTTAATATTGTTGATAATTCCAAATTTTTCTAGTGTATATAATTACTTTAGAATCATTATAATGGCTTTTTTAATTATATACCCACTATATAAAAGTATACAATTAAGTAGAAATATGGAGTTATATCTTATTGAATCATTTAAGGATACAAGTGAAAATAATTTAATTGTATTGCCTGCTTTAAATGATAATTCAGAGAATTTTTATAAAAATTTAGATGTTTTATAATAGTTTTAAAATATGAGATTAGTTTTATTGTTTTTAATATTGGTTATCACAATTTCTTGTAAAAAAGCTTCAAGAGAAATTGGTGGAGAGATGCTAGAAAAAGCAGTAAAGAAATTGGATAATTTAGCTCCGAGTAATCATAGTTTAGTGAATGTTTTTGGAGATGATCTTTTTGAAAGTTTGTCAAAAAAATATGACGATAAATTTTTGAAAGAAATCGGGAAAATTTTAAGTGATAATCCAACTCTCACAAATTTTGTAAAAGAAAACCCGAATGCAATAAAAATAATGTATTCATTTGGAAATACTAATATAAGGGGTAATGTCGCTGTAGTGAAATATTTCACTAGTATTATTGATGACATCGGTGAGCTTGCTTTTAATGAAAAATATATTTTCACATCCTCTAGGGACTTTCTGTTCCTAAAAGACAAAAATAGTGGAAAAACACTTGCGGAAATTTCCAATTCTAAAATCGTCGCAAATCCAGGTAAAGGAGGAATTGAATTAAACAATTTTTTGGCAGAAAGAGAAATGATCCCAAATATTCCCTATCAAGTTGGAACTCATAAGTATTTAATTAATGATTTGGGGCAATATAAATCAGTAAACGGGACTCTCATTCCACCTATCGCTAAGCCGCTACCCTTGAGAAATGATATTCAGCAAGGTCTGTCAAAAAAATATAAAGACGCTATACCCTTAATGGATAACGGAAAAATTGTAAATGTTAAAGCTGGCTATCCTAACTACAAGGATGATGGAGGACACTTTATTGCGAATAGATTTGGTGGTGGATCAGAGATGTACAATTATATTCCAATGTCAAAAAAGCTTAATAGATCAGGGGGAGGATGGTTTGAAATGGAAAAAAGATGGGCAAAAGCAATAGATAAAGGTGAAAAGGTTAGTTATAATATTGAACCAATTTACAATTCAAAATCAAAAAGACCAGACTATATAAAAGTATCATATGAAATAGGTGGAGAGCGGTTTACAGAATTATTCAATAATAATAAATTTTGACAATGAACTTCATAAAAAACGTTTTTGAAAGTTGTGATGAGCCATCCAAAGTTGATGATTTTAAAATTAATTGTTTATTTCAAGAATCTTTTGTTCGTGCTTTTATAACAATAAATGATAAGATAATTAATCTGGAAATAAATTCTGAGGATATCCTTGAAATTTACACATTTATTAAAAATGATGAATCAAAACCATCAAATTCTAATAAACTTATTTTTAATGTAAGATCTATAAATGACTTTAGTTTATCATATAGTTTTGATTTAGAATTCGATAAAGAATGTAGTGAAACTCCATGAACCCCCTCCGACCCTATATGCGATTTGAAATTGATAAAGTCTTTAACTTAGTCAAAGCTGCCATGCATGCGGAAGCTATGAAAAGAGGCTATGGCCGTGCGCTTTATCAGGATTGCTATACTGGGCAGACTTGGAATGGAGGAGAGTCGTATGACTATGAGCATATCTATGGTGCTGAGTGGGTACATTCGGCTTACAAGCATCTCCTGACTGATGAACAAATTGCGCTAGTAGTCAACTGCCCCGAGAATGTAGCCATCACCAGCCGAGCTATCAATCAGTCCAAAGGAAAAACGGATCCTGAAGTTTGGTTTGCCAATCCTAGAAATATTGAAAACCATCGGATCGACCTCAAGCTGGCTCTTTCAAATATCAAAAAAGCCAAAGTAGGAATCGAGAAAAAGGTTAAGGAATTGACTCGGTGAGGAAATGTTCAGCGTTAATTGTTAAAATCGTTAAGCGTTAAGCGGTGGAGAATTATAAATTTCACTTCTAAAGTCATGCATTAACGGATAACACTTAACAAGCCTTTCAATTACCAACTGATACACCTACTAAGCTTACTGCTACTTTTACGAGAACCTTTTCTTCAAGAAACAAATTTCCTCAATTTCCTAGCGAATAATAACTGAAGTAGTACGAATATAAATTCTCAGAAATACATATCATTATCTAATGTAATTTTAAAATCGTCAAGCAAAATCAAAACCAGGT is drawn from Belliella baltica DSM 15883 and contains these coding sequences:
- a CDS encoding DUF6140 family protein yields the protein MALFKITVKQSMFRNGVRLLKGMSVDVVMDHAAHYPLNHERGERVVDAFKRMYDVDIRKANAVNSAHLDVVKVG
- a CDS encoding NINE protein codes for the protein MNIYLLSGLIILGYFIVGFLFIAFVDFKDYDRKSTKRAYIIFFFFGIFGLHNLYLKYELKYVFHSLVVLVPVVMIIFFREKSYSINYFLDNQAFTYSLIIMAFIFLIDLILMPFWVFKSNYSEKIYKEPDIEFELRKCQEDLGNINFRLTNLFKTDGIL
- a CDS encoding DNA/RNA non-specific endonuclease, producing MRLVLLFLILVITISCKKASREIGGEMLEKAVKKLDNLAPSNHSLVNVFGDDLFESLSKKYDDKFLKEIGKILSDNPTLTNFVKENPNAIKIMYSFGNTNIRGNVAVVKYFTSIIDDIGELAFNEKYIFTSSRDFLFLKDKNSGKTLAEISNSKIVANPGKGGIELNNFLAEREMIPNIPYQVGTHKYLINDLGQYKSVNGTLIPPIAKPLPLRNDIQQGLSKKYKDAIPLMDNGKIVNVKAGYPNYKDDGGHFIANRFGGGSEMYNYIPMSKKLNRSGGGWFEMEKRWAKAIDKGEKVSYNIEPIYNSKSKRPDYIKVSYEIGGERFTELFNNNKF